AAAATGTAATGTGGTATTCTGGACGGGATTCTGGAATAGACAGAAAGTCATTaagtaaaaactaaagaaatctaaataaagtATGGGCTTTAGTTAATAATAGTGTATTGATAGTGGTTTTAATTACTATACTACTGtacaattttttttgtaaatctaaaacaattctaaaattaaaaaagtttatttataataatcactTAATTTCCTTCTCTCAAATGAAAATATGTCTAGCACATACAGTTCAAACAGCAGACTTAAAAGGATGTTACAATAAACACGAATGCAATAATAATTGACATTTTTCATCAAAACCTTTCCAGATATTTATGAATGACCAAAAATGCCTAGAAATACATTTGCCAGAAGTTTCCATTTCTGCAGCTGTCTTGATGCATAAACTCAAACCTCTGCCCAGCTGGATAACCTTTTACTCTAGATTACCATGCTAAATTCATCTATGGATCCATTTTTAAGGGGTTTTGTGTATCTTATAATCTGCAGTAATTATAAgatttaagacattttaaaaatttatgttctaAGGTCTTCCATACTGTGGTATAATAATTCACTTCTTATCACTAtaaatggtgaaaataaaaacttgtgtGCCTTGAATGGGTGCCCCTGCTTTTTTTTGTAATAGAAATTATGTCTCTCTTGCTAACACATCTGTACACACATCTGTGCACCTCTACTAAATATTGATTGGTACTTTGAATGTTAGCCACACGGAATGCTAACAGCtccaaaatgaataaaggaatccCTAATTCCTTCAGGCCAAAATACAGTGGCCCCCAAATGCTAAGTTTTTGCTAAGTGGTGGTAAACTTCCCAGTGGGGTGTAAAGCGCTGTCATTCATAAAGCTGCATGGTTACTTAAATCTTttgaggggcagggcaggaggatgaatgaataaattgagCGTAAAATTTTCAATACTCAGAGTCCCTAGGCAGTGTAATAATGTGGAAATACTCCTCTAACTTTTCCTTTTAGAATTTCTAGTTTCTCAGAAAAACATAATTTGATGAAAATGTGTGTTATTTAATGATGTGTCTATATATAGCATTTcatcaaataacaaaaaaaatagaaatataaaatgataaaggagagattagttttagttttttggtCCACCAAGAAGGAAGCAAAGATTATCCACaataaaagtaagaaataatGTATGTGTACTGTATCACAACTCGAAGGGAGCTGACTCAACTACAGTAATAATTTAGAAATGATATAAAGATAAACATGCAATTATTAATTACACACATTCagatgacaattttttaaatgggcttaTATACACTTATGAGGGGCTTTTCCCATAATGCTTAGAGAAAATTGACTAGCCTGCTCAcgtgggaaggggaagaagataaTTCTAAAGTGAGATAATCTTTCCTCCATAGAGTCAAAGATCACAATTATGAAAAAACCAGAGGGTTTTTCCTTAGGGAAAAAGTAACATAGCTCTCTGAGGCTGTCTTTACACATCCAGCAGGGTTAGGAATTGCTTCAATATTCAACAATTGAGCAAAGAAGCTTATCTTGGACTGAAGCAGTTGTTTGAATTTgacatcttttattttgtttatttgtgttacTCTAAATTGGTTGTATGTATAAATTCATGAAAGCCAAGTCCTTCAAGTATGTCAAAATTATTTGGCATTGTATCAGGCAAGTCCTTGAGTTTTAATTGCTACCTTTCTCAGACCTTCCTTCTCCAGGTGCTGCCCTGATTGCTCTTCAGCCAAAGCCGGCCAGGTGAGCCATACAAAGAAGGTTTAGCTCCACTGGGTGGTGAGATCTTGATTAACTTTTATCGTTCTTAAACCAGTTTAAACTACCCAGGGCTAGTGCCTCATTTCCCATGAAACCTCAGCCTTGCTctcattttagtatatgtgctgccgaagcgagcactcagcGTTTCTCTTAAACCATTTCTTCACATGCTCAGGATTGTacttttgttgttgatttctgACCTGCACTCTGGTCCCCACCGCTGGGACTTGATTGATACCTCTGTCATACAAATAATGAGACAGTTTATCCTGCACATAAGAGATGCTTCCTCAGATTGTTCCACACATAATAACCTGTAAGAACTTGTTCCATATGTTAAAACTGCTGTGACCAGTAGAGAAGAAAACTAGGGTACAAACTTGCTTTGTCCTCTACAATGGCAGTCTGCAATGCAAATCTTTAATCACATGGACGGTCAGGTTTGGAGTAGATCACTATTGACATTTGAAAGTCTGGcttggagggaaagaggaagctgAGAGTGGTCTCATTTAGAAGAGAAGAGCAAGAGAAGCAATGCTGTTTGAGTTACAGCAGTGTAGTTCTACCTAATTTGAAGCAAAATCCTAGTGAGTGGTAGGGATTGGAGCTACTTTGCACTTACTTTGTTCAGAAGTATTCCTTTGATCTCAATACCAGTCTGAGATTGGACTGCATGGTTCCCGACTTTAGAAGTGttgtagttatttatttgatactcAAACTTTAGTTTCCCAAAGAAATTATCCTTTTTTGATAGGATATGGGCCTCTTCTTGGGTCACATATCTTACTGGCAACCATTGATCACTTTCTCATTCAAAGCTTTCTGGTTTTCTCCTGAGGCTTAAATGTGGCAACTATCCTGAATTTTAAAATCCACAAACAAATCTGCCATCTCTGTAATAAAGAATTTGCTAGTTTATCTACCTCTAACTCTTCACAGCCTTAATATAAGGGAAACTAGAGATACCataatccattttctttctaagatgtcatcacatgttgtttcttttgttttctttgtactAGCGTGGAGATTACCtcattttccttaaaatctttcttttaataacCTGGAGTCATTTTATACCATAGACTGCAATTCTCTTTaaatcatcaaaataataaaattagtctATTTATATAAAAGACTGGCTGCCTATATTGGAAAGATACCAAAACTTACTTTTAGTTTCAATATTAGAAATAACTAGGTAAACATATACAGCAAGAATAACTGAGGAGTAGTCTTCAGGGTATCTagaaattcttttgttttattctaaaaattttatcagggaaaatatttttttcttaaagtaaacaGTAGTACAAAATTGTACTTCTGTGCAGTTATGGaagcattctttaaaatttttcagaagcTACTATCCCTCATCTAAAACTAGTTATGTGACATTTAAATCATATTATGctaaaaatttttcaataatttagCTTAAAGAGGATTATTACCATGTAGACAAAACATTAATAATCTGATTAAACTTCATTTAAAGTGAATTTTCAATAATTCCTTTAATATTAACAGGTGGGGACACAGCTTGATATAggaagatcctagctaatagagTCCTTAGGCAATTTGTAGAAAGAGAAACCACTGCCCTCTAAAATTCCCCCTAAATGCCAGTCTGAGGGAACCCACACAGAGAGAGTTGCAATAAACAAGAGGTCACcctttacaaaagaaaacacaggataCAAAGGAAACAAGCCACCATGTATGAGAGTCAACAGAAAATGACAAACAAGAAACCTAAAACCACAAAGACATCTGATATCATTATATTTTGATGCTGAATACAAAATAAGTATGTTTACTATGTGAGAAGcactttttttaattgaaaccattggaagaaagaaaagtagatatCGAATCTACACTCTAGCTTAACCTAGGAACTTTGAAATCATTGTTTGAAAGCTTAGAAATAATTCTATCTAAATTGCAGAAAATTCAAATGGCTCAGGACTAATAAATCAGGAAATAAAgtcacagagaaacaaagagatggaaaataatgAGATAATATGAAATGCAGAGAatcatgatgaagtcccaatcaACCTCTAAATGGAATTTCAAAAGAAGATATTGGAAACAATGTAAAAGGAATAATATGGAAGAAATAATGctgaaaaaatgttattaaaaaagtcatcatttaaagggatataaaatcaagcaggataaaaaaaaaatctacatctaGATGCACTGTACAACTGCAACCATACAGAATAtccaaaagataaaagataaaatattaaaaccattcagagaaaaaaatgacgTTAGCTTCAAGGAAATGGCAGTTAGACTAAAATTAATTCCTCAATATCAgcaaaataatcagaaaaaatataaatccaTATATCAATAAGCATAATAAACATTAGTGCATTGACTTTCCAGTGAAAAGACTGGatgtgtattaaataaataagcaaacaaacaaatcctgCTATGTGTCATTTATAAGAAATACTTAAAACCTAAGAACATAGGGAGTTTGAAATTAAAACTACAACCAAAAAAGGTTGATATACCTATATTACTGTTTTAGGATTCTCCATaggaacagaaccaataggatacaGAGAAAAGTAGATAGATATACAAGGTTTATTATGGGATGATTCATGTAGTTATGGAAGTCAAGAAATCCTACAACGTGCtatctgcaagctggagaaccaggaaaacCTGTAGCTTAATTCAGTCTGAGCTCTAAGGCCTGCAAACCAGAAGCTCTGAGAAGCAATAGATGCACTTCCCAGCTCAAGAAGAGAGAATAGGAATTCATCCTCCATTTGCCTTTTTGTTCCATTCTGGCTTCTGAAGGATTGAGTGATGCCCATTAACATTGGTGAGGGTACAACTTGTTATTTGGGCTACTaaatcaaatgctaatctcttctagaaacaccctcacagacatagCCAAAAATAATGTTTTGCCAGCTATCTGAACATCCTTTATCCCAGTCTAGGTAACATATTAAAATAACCAGCACAATTACTATTCTTTATTGTGTTATtcacattattagtttttgatatagtgttccatgattcattgtttgcgtacaattactattaaaaaatggacaaagcggggtgcctggatggctccgtcagttaagcatttgcctttggctcaggtcatgatcctggggtcctgggatggagtccctcatcaggcttcctgctcagtagggacctacttctccctctgcctgccactgtcctcctactcactctctctatcccaaacagataaataattttttttaattcaaaataaaaaactgacaGAGGTGTAAGAGAAAATAGACCTTAAGACTGAAAGCCATGCCAAAGAATGAGTCACTTTAACAGAAGTTCCAGCATCAGgcaaatcaaataaaatcaaatcattaTGCACTTAATAATAGcttcaaaaactgaaaagaaaaattaacaaatccACTGTCATTGTCATCGGTATATTTAATCATCCCTCATGCTTGATATATATGGACAGATATAGTACCCTGTACACAACAACTATGGACACCCACAGTATCTTCACATTATTTTTGGAACATTTATAGAAACTAGATATAGCCACAAaaacaacttaaatttttttcagataatacatataatacaaaaCATGGGGAGGGGATTCTTataatctatattttatataatcatgTGAGAGAATGGTAGAAGCATTACCTTGTGAAAGTATTTCGAAAGTACATTCACCTAAAACCACAGAGTACTTTCACCTCAAATTACTTGGTGACCTTCAGCAAGTGACTTTACCTttctgagcctgcttccttgtGTGCAAAATGGGGCTAATTTTGCCCTCTTGGAAGGGTTGGGAGGGTTTTGGACAATGAATGTAGGGCACATAATCAGcccttaaatgtgtttttttttttttccacttgagaGTAGTCCTTTATTAACTGGCCcaattacaaaaataatcatGGTAGATACCTTAGTTCATTCTTCGAATAAGCCTATTGATCTGGTCTTCCCTGTTGCCAGCATCTCCACCTTCCACAAAATGGGTGATCTTTTTCTTCATCCCCCCTCGTGGAAAAGATAATTTGAAGGGCCATAAAAAGTTGTTTGCCTCTTTGAAACATTTTCCAACAGTATAGATCTCGTGAATCAGATCCTCCATGCAGATGATGCCATATTTACCAAGAGATCGGCCAATCAATGTGTTATCTGTCAGGGCAATTCGCTTCTTGTTGATTTTGCCATAACCACGCTTATAGATCAATTCATTCACTGACTTCAGGTTAGGGTACCCCCATGCTATATATGGTTCCACAATCCTTAACATGTTAACTGAAGCCTTATTGAGCTTAACAAAGGTGTCATTGAAGATTTGACGAAGGCGAAGGAGCTGCAACACCTTTCGAACCTTTGGGCTCACACCATTGATGCCTCTGATCCTGATGACAAACGCCAACTTGGGTTCTGCAGGTACGTAGAAGTTGCCAGCTTTTCTCGCCATCCTCGCCATCCGAATCTCGGTCCTGTACATCTGTCTGTACTCCTTGTGGTAATGCTTGGCTTTCTCATAGATAAGCTTCCTCCTTGCCTTTCGAAGCATCTTTTGAGTAAATTTCTTCCTCAGACACTTGATCTTCAGCTCTGTGAAATTCTttaatctttaaatctttaattaatttaattttaatcttttattctttaattctttaatctTTAATCTTTACATTTATGATTAATCTTTACATTTCACACTTGATACTTAtcaaacataaaattttatatacaaaatatttcataCTTTTAGCAGAATGAAATATATGCAACAGCCAATCAGCACATAAAATGATGTTCAGTGTcgttagtcattaaggaaatgcaagcCCAAACTACAGTGGGATACCACTTTACACCGATTTAGATGGCTAttagtaaatgaataaaagaaggaaggaaggaaggaaggaaggaaggaaggaaggaaggaaggtgggtgcAAGCTAGCGTTGGTGAGGATGTTGGAACatttgtgcattgctggtgggaatgtaaaatgttgtAGCCAatgtgaaaaacagtttggcagttcctcaaaacagagaactaccatataattcaACAATTTTACCCTTACCTATATacttaaaagaattgaaagcagggacttacACAGTTGTACAACAAGGTTCATAGCagcgttatttacaatagtcCAAAGGTGAATAACCTAAGTGTTCATGAACAgatgaatatataaacaaaatgcggtgaatatatatatgcaatggaata
The DNA window shown above is from Neovison vison isolate M4711 chromosome 11, ASM_NN_V1, whole genome shotgun sequence and carries:
- the LOC122890482 gene encoding 60S ribosomal protein L7-like is translated as MLRKARRKLIYEKAKHYHKEYRQMYRTEIRMARMARKAGNFYVPAEPKLAFVIRIRGINGVSPKVRKVLQLLRLRQIFNDTFVKLNKASVNMLRIVEPYIAWGYPNLKSVNELIYKRGYGKINKKRIALTDNTLIGRSLGKYGIICMEDLIHEIYTVGKCFKEANNFLWPFKLSFPRGGMKKKITHFVEGGDAGNREDQINRLIRRMN